The segment TCGTGGTGATTTGTCTTTTATTTCTACCATTATTTATGGGTTCGATTCAGCCACCTTCTCTCTTCGTCTTTCTCATGATTCCTCTTGCAATGGCCGTCATTTGGATTTATCTTTCGTGTGCCTCTGAATCTGTTTAAATAATACTGTTATTTACATgggataatttatttttcatgtatatatagtagagtATATTCgcaatattaaatttaaaaaaattgaatgatgTGAAAGCCAAGTggaattattgttatttttttccttatttttacaTCGCAGTGCAAGGAAAATGATGTATCAAGGAAACAAATGCACGACGATGCAtctatgatttttatttttttttacatatattttgtatttcaattaatataatattttacctTGTGTTACTGGTGCTCTAATTGAATATGTTATCCAATGGTAGTATAGTTTAATGAGACTTAAGCATGTGTTTAATAtggaatttttttgaaattctactagtaacattttatattaattgtgtTACTCATATACTTTTGcaagttaattagtttattcCGGTAGCTAAAATTTTCCTGGGTATCTCTTTTATCATTGATATTTCGTATCACACACATACATCGGTAATTAAGTATAATCCCGGTGGATTTTTCCCCTATGTCTCTATTATGTTTGAGATCAGAAAAATCCCAGAGGTGACACCATTTTCATGTTCTCAGTCTGTGTTCAAGATTAAGcttgacatatttttttaaaaaaaaaaaattcgggATGGGGGAAGGGAAAACAGGAGGGAATTACAAACAAAGAAGGAGAAATTTAGATATCCAATCAACTAAGCTATTAAATTTCACTAGCTTAATTGTAAGGGGAAAGggtaaaattattcataaattaagTTTGTCCTGTATCTGTCTTTACCAAACCTAACAAATATACCCCAATGATTTCCTCAAGTCAATCAAAATTgctaaattttaattgaaattaccCGATTTTTCTTTTACCTCGCCGCCGTAACATTGACCACTCcaatgaaaatagaaaattaacgtttaaccaaaaagaaattataatgtTCTTCTTTTCCACTCTAATTATGGTTTTTTCCACTTTTAAAGACACCTTGTACCTAAAATCTCAAGGCAAGCATATGAATAaggaaagttatatttttttttcctcgAATCACAACTATTCATGTAAGTATGTTGCTTTTTTATTAATAAGGAAAACTTTGggttataaaatatgaataaaccCCTAACATGTTTGACATGTAGTTGAATTTCGAATATGTCTTTTCAAACAAGTGCTATTAGTCCTGCAGGAAATAACACAAAATTGAACAATTATGATGGTTGGCATATTCCAAACAAAGCCCTTTGGGGTGTTTTAGGGGTCGTTGTGTTAGTCATTCTTTGTAAAATCATCTGCagatttagaagaagaaaatccTCCAAAATCAACGAGGCAAATCATAGTGATGATAAATCAAAAGATGATAGTGATGATGAGGCAAATCATTGTGATGATAAatcaaaagaggatagtgatgATGAGGCTACGTCTAAAGTCTAGAAGGGGAAGAAAATAATTAGTTTGACAATGTTTATGTttcttttattaagttactAGTATCTTGATACGTCTGTTGCACGTCTATTTCTAGTTTAACctatagttttatttattttacgaATATATAGCTCTGATATGTAGTTATTGATAAATTCTTGTCAAAAGAAAGAGATGAATTATTGGggtgttttatttttctagttCAAGTTTACTCATTTAGGTTTAATGAAATCTTAATTTTTACAACTTAGTATAGTACTCATATAATATTACACGActtttaatatgtattaatttcataatatgTTAAGAACAAGGTTGGATAgtgcttttttttaatttatgttttttaaaatgagCAATTTTTACTTATagcaaatacaaaatttatattcgtactatatagttatagtttgtatAGTTGCGCTTCACAACAAACATGCTATGACTGTTttcgctatatatatatacaaaagaagcaACTGTATAGTTCGCTGGCAGAccatttgtataaattgttgGCAGCCTCTTCTTTGTATAAAtcatttgtataattcgtttCTTGTTTGTATAAATCATTGACATCCtctcaattcaattttatatatttatatatctgtttaaaatttgaatttgtatacaattgaatcggaATAAAATGTTTGCATATCAAATATCgctctctctcgctttatacaaaagaGAATTGGgcaaagaaatatttatattgtataatggtaagtgtataggacaaaaatatatgtatttgcatgtgtatagacaattttctctcgctttatacaaacaataatataattgatacatttctgattgtataaagcgagagaggcgagcaacaGAGGAAAAGTAGCGAATGAGAGTTTGAGGCAGAGACAtgactgacaaacagtttgctacaTGACACGATTAAATTAAAGTATGAttatagcatttaatttaaattattaatttatcattatatatatctttttaaaattggtATGGTGTATGACcatcttaattaaaaatttaagttctTAAGATGAAGAATacattatttacttaattattctttaaaaCACGTGTATGTGTCGAAAGATCGATTtagtgcaaaaaaaaaaattatagaaagagATGTTAAGCTATCAAATGTATTTATCAAATACAACCCTTAATAACCTATGTAAATTGCgctacattattttattttatttttttttaaaaaaaagaaaaattaatatagttaCGCGCTCAACTGATATAACAATCTATCATAATCAACGAGATTttgatacaaatataaatatatgatttgatGCAAATGTACAACAATGAACATATAATACTCAAATGCAAGATACAAATGTATAACAAGAAACTAATACAATTGAGTACATTGCTACAATTTTATAACTAGTTGGAGATACACTAAATACATTGAtacaaaatgaataatttgCACAAATAGAGTTAAAGCTCCAAAGCTTTCTCTCATAGCTACCGTGAAATTTCATAAACTATCGCAAGTCATTCATGACGAAAagcaagagagagagaaagaacatcattgttgaatttgaattagaaaaaattcaaagaattatccatgaaaataaaaagaaaatcaaaaggaaaaatatcTCTAATTTCGGGTTACACTAATTTATAGATACAATTTCTAAAAGATACGctaattgataaattatttaatttaccaACTAACATTTTTCTTAGAAAGAAAGTAACagattgaaattaaaaagtaaCTAATAAATAGATAGTGTAGgtacaaattataaatattttaactataGAATTTGGTACCCTAATGTTTGACCTtaccaaaaaattatactttttacaAATTAGTagcattattattttttctttctacttTATAAATGGTTCCTTTTTATTTCCCTTCCCTCTCTCTAAcctaaaattttcaataaattttaacgCAAACATATGAATAAGGAAAGTTacgttttcttttttcttttataaccccccaaaaaaaaagaggagaatgTTTCATTAATAAGTAAATTTACTAAATAAATCCTCTTAACTCCCCCttacctttatttttttttattcgaatAACAGACACATAACATCTATATAAATAAAGGTCTACGTACCTTTTACTCTCTCATATGCACCCTTCCAATgataatttttctcttcttaCAATATTCTTCCCTTAGTACAAATTAACTCAATACGTCGAATCCTggaaataatagtaataatattactTACGAAGGTGAAAATCAGAAAGATTATGGTGCTAATAAATGGCATGGTCTCCTCATTCCATTTCTTGTAGGTCTAATTGTTGCTTTTGTCTTGGTTtttgtagtttattttattgtcaAATGTATCATCAAGAAACgcaaaatcaaaaattttgaagcatataataaaaatgagtTAGATAACAACTCTCAAGCTTAATGAAAGAAGATGCATGCACAATTCGACTACAACAATTCGCTCTTCGGTCTCAAATAAATTGGTGTTTGTTATTTCTTTAATCCTTGaacattcttttaatttttatatttttgtttcttatatttaattgtttgtAGAGAGTGGTAGAAATTACTTTTAGCtagattttgtttattttttggatttaatgaatttataattCATTACTCTTGTGTAGTTTATTTTACAGTTTTACACAATtgtacttttttgtttttttcataatACCTCGTTGGAATAAGgtgtagacattgaaattttgtgtgaTGTGTTCAATTTGAATTGAGATCCTAGAAGATGTGTTCAGTTTCAATTATAATTCTTGGAGGCTACTCGGTCCAAACCCTAGATCATGTCTATATAAAgggtattaaagacatttcaaataTTCCGACAATTCATGGAATATTCATATAGAGGTCAATTCTAAATCATTCTAGTTCGAAAAACAATAAATCTTAGGAGAGGAGAATCAAAGGGATCAACAGAATTGTACCCAGGTCACATTGATTACATAAAATTTGAcgtttcttcaaattttatttgtgtggtttatttattttttataagtatataatttgttgcaaacaaatTGGCACGCTTAGTGGGACCAAATTTATCCTTCATCTCTTCTCACACAAATTAAATCTGAAGCTGCAAAGGTGGAAGAATGAGTACTCCTTGACGCatgaaatatttgtatatactGAATTTTTGGGACTTTACAAGACTTGTTCAATTTGAATTGGAACTCTGGAAGGTGTATTCAGTTTCAACTAAATGAGGCTATTCAACCCTAGACCCAAGGTCATgtctatataataataaagggTATTAAATTTCCTTAAAAGACATCTCGAATATTCTGcaaattgatgaaatatttatatagagATTAAATCTAAATCAATCTAGTTTGAGAAACACGCCACTAACATTCATCGAATCATGAATAAATCTTAGGAAATGAGAATCAAGAGAGAAACAGAATTGCACCCGCaatttttatcaagaaaattatattcttttaattttattgttattaaaatttgttttctatcactttaaaatttattgcaaataCAAGTTGGAGGATgcctttttaatttatatattttcctCATATAGAGTAAACTACAACTCCATTCGTCCCACTATGAATattatcttaataaaaattgtCCGTCCGAAAATGAATGGCACTTCAACAAAAATTATGTTCATAgtttattaattcttttatctatttttacttgtttaatatattattctaagatgcttaataatatttgtttaatttataaaattaataaataatttattattttatatctattttatccttattatcaattattattcattttttctatgTTTAGATGACCTATATTCCctctgtttcattttatatattattcctTTCTATAATTAGTTGGTCCATAATACTTGTCACTTCATAAAATCAATGCATAAATCACCATACTGCATTTATTAATGCTAGTACAAAGTAAAAAGataacatataaaatgaaacctgagaaatatttaataatgtaaCCTATCATTCTACTTCTTAATTCATGTTTCAAGACAATAATTGACAACTATTGCCAAACAAAGGGAGTATATCCATATTTAATAAATGACTCTCGAAAATTGAACACTATTACAAGAAGATGGAACGTAAGagtattgttaaaaaaaacatactcAAGTAAATTGTCTTGAAATTCTAAAATGACACTTATTTTGGGACAAATAGAGTAATTATCACTCAACTAATACTTTCTCTGTCCAACAATGTTGTTCATTATTGACTTTGCACACTTCTTAAGAAACTATAAATAGAAGagtaattttactatatatcacccttgaaatataataaaatacaatatcttaaaaaatacaataggagaatgactataattaatgataagaataaattaaaaactaagtGTAAAATTATTCATTGATTTCATAAAGTAAACAATATTATTAAACATTTCCAAAATAATATAGTGAACAACATCTCGTCTAAATGAGCCATAGATTGTGAGTGAGCTTTCGAGGAGTAGAGATCGAGCCGATACTGGGCCAGGCCGTCCGATCCCCTTGCCAGATGGACCTAAGTTAGGCCAATGTATCACTTTTGCTTGCATAGTTTAGGAAAAgcataatcataaatatttttaatttgatcttaaaatatatatttatgccCTGTGTggacataatatatatagaatacCATGTAAGACTCCGATTGTCATGTAAGATGCATGtgtatatttatttaactttatacaagtataagtgtttatttatatacatcaaAGTTGGAGAACAAAAATATAAGTTAAGGCACAATTAAAGAACATAGTTATGTATTAGGCCAAAATTTTATCATTCTCTACCTAAGTGGTTCTGTCAAGTTCTCTTTTATAATCTCGTTGGATTTATGTTCCAAAGTAGAGAAATGTTTTTAGTGTCAGTAGCTGACTCTTCAGCAAGTTGGGGAAGTTTGGTTTTTGTGATCCACATTATATTATCCAGAAGACAAAAGTATAATATCACCTGTTACAACTATGAAATCAAAAAGTAACATGGAGTGGAAGCAACACTCATTCATTAGTGACTTCTCTCTTTGttatattaaaaagagattataaTTCCTTTCATTAGATTACAAGTGGAGTCATGTTCCTATATTTTACTATACTACCTTTTTATAACTCAGTATTGTTCTCCACTTGACATACAATATGATTATTGCAACAACCAAATGCTAACTGCATGATCCTATAAACTCACTTGAATCTGATGTTGTATGTAGCCAACACAGCAAAGATCTAGAATGGTGTTACCTTATTGGAATTTCGCCAAAGGTGTTTCCCATTTTGGATATGCATCAGGTACAGCTAGAGGGGTTGCGCAACGAGCTAGGCTAGCTGTATACAAGCTTAGCTTCAAAGAAGGTACCTTTACTTCAGATCTAATTGCAGCTATGGACCAAGCTGTTGCGGATGGTGTTGACATGATGTCCTTTTCATTTGGGTCCCGTTTTGTTCCCATGTATGAAGATGCTATATCCATTGCTTCTTTTGGAGCTATGATGCAGGGAGTTCTTGTTTCAGCTTCAGCTGGAAATCGAGGCCTGGATACTGGAACTTTAAAGAACGGATCTCCATGGATCTTGTGCGTGGCATCAGGCCACACTGACGGACATTTGCAGGAACTTTGACACTGGGAAATGGCTTCGAAATTAGGGGGTGGAGCTTGTTTCCTGCAAGAGCCATTGTTAAGGATTCAACAGTGATTCACTACAAACTCTATCTATTAGATCCATGATGACCACGGCAGAAAGCCGCGCATCCTGAGTGGAGTCCTTCAGCTATTAGATCTGCCATGATGACCACGGCAGATCCTTTGGATAACACTGTAAAACCAATCATAGACTCTGACATTAACAGGGAAGCCACACCCCTAGCCATGGGATCAGGGCATGTCAATCCCAACAGAGCCCTTGACATATGATGCTACTCCACAAGAGTACGCTCTATGAATTTCACAGAAGAGCAATTCAAGACAATTGCAAGATCGCCAGCCAATCACAACTGTTCAGATCCATCAGCTGATCTCAATTAcccatcattcattgcattgtaCAACAATGAGGGAAACTACACCTGTTTGGAGCAGGAATTCAGGAGGAAAGTCACAAATGTTGGTCAAGGTGCAGTTACTTATAAAGCTAAGATAAAAAAAACCCAAGAACTCAAAAGTTTCAGTGTCACCACAAACTTCGATGTTCAAGAATAAAAATGAGAAGCAAAGCTATATTTTGACAATTCGTTATATAGGTCCCAATAGAAACTATGGGTCGATCACTTGGGTTGAAGAGAACGGAAATCATACTCTTAGGAGTCCTATAGTGATATCTCCCATGATTGAATTGGAAGTACCAAACACAAGAACAAAGGAAAGCTGAAAGCAAAATGGTAAATGTGTAAGCTCTATGAATTGCCTGTACTATcttaaacaaacaaataacaGTGGTCCTTCCGTCCCTCTTTCGCCCAATTTTGTGCtagtctttaattttgtatcataatatttcataaGTTATACTTTCGTGCCTTTAAAGGACTTATGCCCCGCTAGACATAAGTTCAATTTCTAAGAACAAAAATTACAAACCACCCATGTGAAGGGTAAATTAAAGATCACCTCATTTGAAGGGAAAATCATTCAATTGATGTTTATAGGTTGGAGTTTCTGTTCATATATATTGTTAAGTTCTAAATAATATTTAGTATGTTTTCAATAAATTTCTCAatgcaaatataatatatagaacAAAGATACTTAACCGTACTCTAGCTCTACCCCGTATAGATTATTAATAATATCCCCCACCATATTTTCCCAAATGGGGAACAGAATATCAGGAAATTTAGTAGAAAAAAGATTATGTAGAGCAAAACCTAGTCACTTGATTCTTTATATTATcgagaagctaaaataaatctTATACATTAATATGGAGAAAGAGTGAGAGCAACTGCCTTCATTATTGACTTCTCTTTTTCTTCCAAAGAGATTATGTTTGATTTAGTTTACAAGATTCTGTCATATCTTGCCTCACAATTCATTCaaataatactaaataaaacaagaaCTGATTAATATAGTATTGAAAATATCACTGATTTGAATGGGATAACAAATGGGGTCCTATTTGAAAGTTGATATACAGATTACTTTCTAGAAACAGTACTTAATAGGTTCAAATCACTTACAACAGCCGCCTATCTTTATTACTTTACTACCCTTTAAACACATTTCATTCTTTTcttcactatttttattattattgcaaCAACCAAATGATGCTTCTATTATCTTATTAAGTCACTTGAATCTGCAGTGTTCAGTCAACACAGAGATCTACAATGGGGTTTCCTTAttctcttcatcttttcttcCTTTCATGGTTTCTTTCTGCTCATTTGCTCTGTTACTTAGCCATAGCACAAAGATCCACTTATATTGTCCATTTGGACAAATCTTTAATGCCTAATGTCTTTACTGATCATCATCATTGGCATTCTTCTACTATTGATTCCATCAAAGCTTCTGTTCCTTCATCACTAAACAGATTCCACTCTGTTCCAAAACTTGTGTACTCTTATGATCATGTGTTTCATGGCTTCAGTGCTGttttgtccaaagatgaactGAAAGCTTTGAAGAAGTCACCAGGTTTCATTTCAGCATACAAAGATAGAACTGTGGAACCTGACACTACTTACACATCTGATTACCTCAAGCTCAATCCCTCATCTGGTCTATGGCCGGCTTCTGGTTTAGGCCAAGATGTGATCATTGGTGTTCTTGACGGTGGCATCTGGCCCGAATCTGCAAGTTTTCGAGATGATGGTATTCCTGAAATCCCCAAAAGATGGACAGGAATTTGCAATCCAGGCACCCAGTTTAACACTTCCATGTGCAATAGAAAACTCATTGGGGCTAATTACTTCAACAAGGGACTTTTGGCTGATGATCCCACTCTGAACATTTCCATGAATTCTGCTAGGGATACTAATGGTCATGGCACACATTGTGCTTCCATTGCTGCTGGGAACTTTGCGAAAGGTGTTTCCCATTTTGGATATGCACAAGGAACAGCAAGAGGGGTTGCCCCGCGAGCTAGGATAGCTGTATACAAGTTTAGCTTTCGTGAAGGAAGCTTAACATCGGATCTAATTGCTGCTATGGACAAGCTGTTGCAGATGGTGTTGACATGATATCCATTTCTTTTAGTTACCGGTTCATTCCCTTATATGAAGATGCTATATCTATTGCTTCTTTTGGAGCTATGATGAAGGGAGTGCTAGTTTCAGCTTCAGCTGGAAATCGAGGTCCAAGTTGGGGGAGTTTAGGCAATGGATCTCCATGGATATTGTGTGTGGCATCAGGCTACACCGACCGGACATTTGCAGGAACTTTGAATTTGGGCAATGGACTAAAAATTAGGGGGTGGAGCTTGTTTCCTGCACGAGCCTTTGTCAGGGATTCTCTGGTGATTTACAGCAAGACTCTAGCCACTTGCATGTCAGATGAGTTGCTATCGCAAGTTCCTGATCCCGAAAGCACCATTATCATCTGTGATTATAATGCGGATGAAGATGGTTTTGGTTTCAGTAGTCAAATTTCTCACGTCGAAGAAGCAAGATTTAAAGCAGGCATCTTTATTTCTGAGGATCCAGGAGTTTTCAGAGATGCTTCTTTTTCCCACCCGGGAGTTGTGATTGACAaaaaggaagggaaaaaagtcaTCAATTACGTTAAAAACAGTGTTGCTCCCACGGTCACCATAACATTCCAAGAAACATATGTGGATGGAGAAAGGCCAGCCCCAGTTCTTGCTGGATCCTCATCACGAGGGCCCTCTAGAAGCTACTTGGGAATCGCAAAGCCAGATATTATGGCACCAGGGGTACTGATTCTTGCAGCAGTTCCACCTAATCTCTTTTCACAAAGTATTCAGAACATAGCATTAGCCACTGATTACGAGCTTAAATCAGGCACATCAATGGCTGCTCCTCATGCGGCAGGAATTGCAGCAATGCTAAAAGGCGCACACCCTGAATGGAGTCCTTCAGCTATTCGCTCTGCCATGATGACTACTGCAAACCATTTGAATAGTGCTCAAAAGCCTATAAGAGAGGATGATAACTTTGTAGCCACGCCCCTAGACATGGGAGCAGGGCATGTTGACCCGAACAGAGCTCTTGATCCCGGCCTAGTATATGATGCTACCCCACAAGATCACATTAATCTTATATGCTCTATGAATTTCACCGAAGAGCAGTTCAAAACATTTGCAAGATCATCAGCCAGTTACGACAACTGCTCAAATCCCTCAGCTGATCTCAATTACCCATCATTCATTGCCTTGTACCCGTTCAGCCTGGAGGAGAACTTCACCTGGTTGGAGCAGAAATTCAGGAGGACTCTAACAAATGTTGGTAAAGGTGGAGCAACTTATAAAGTACAgacagaaactcccaaaaattccATAGTTTCGGTGTCACCGCGAACTCTGGTGTTCAAGGAgaagaatgataaacaaagcTATACTTTGTCAATTCGCTCTATAGGTGATAGTGATCAGAGTAGGAACGTTGGGTCAATCACTTGGGTTGAAGAAAATGGTAATCACTCAGTTAGGAGTCCTATAGTGATATCTAGGATTATTGATGTTTGGGGTAGTGATGACTAGGACAAGAGGGAAATTATGTACATATGTTGTCGACATGGGAAAAAATAATGTATGCACACAAAAGAATTCCAGTAAACACCTTGCCAAATATGTTTGTGTGTGAGAGAATTGGAAGAAAGGGAAGTGAGCAACTTGTTCTTTCTACTTCTCTCAGCTTGCTGTTTGGGATTGCGCATTAATTTCGAGATGAGGCT is part of the Solanum lycopersicum chromosome 1, SLM_r2.1 genome and harbors:
- the LOC101266985 gene encoding subtilisin-like protease SBT3 yields the protein MVLPYWNFAKGVSHFGYASGTARGVAQRARLAVYKLSFKEGTFTSDLIAAMDQAVADGVDMMSFSFGSRFVPMYEDAISIASFGAMMQGVLVSASAGNRGLDTGTLKNGSPWILCVASGHTDGHLQEL
- the sbt4e gene encoding serine protease precursor (The RefSeq protein has 1 frameshift compared to this genomic sequence), producing MGFPYSLHLFFLSWFLSAHLLCYLAIAQRSTYIVHLDKSLMPNVFTDHHHWHSSTIDSIKASVPSSLNRFHSVPKLVYSYDHVFHGFSAVLSKDELKALKKSPGFISAYKDRTVEPDTTYTSDYLKLNPSSGLWPASGLGQDVIIGVLDGGIWPESASFRDDGIPEIPKRWTGICNPGTQFNTSMCNRKLIGANYFNKGLLADDPTLNISMNSARDTNGHGTHCASIAAGNFAKGVSHFGYAQGTARGVAPRARIAVYKFSFREGSLTSDLIAAMDQAVADGVDMISISFSYRFIPLYEDAISIASFGAMMKGVLVSASAGNRGPSWGSLGNGSPWILCVASGYTDRTFAGTLNLGNGLKIRGWSLFPARAFVRDSLVIYSKTLATCMSDELLSQVPDPESTIIICDYNADEDGFGFSSQISHVEEARFKAGIFISEDPGVFRDASFSHPGVVIDKKEGKKVINYVKNSVAPTVTITFQETYVDGERPAPVLAGSSSRGPSRSYLGIAKPDIMAPGVLILAAVPPNLFSQSIQNIALATDYELKSGTSMAAPHAAGIAAMLKGAHPEWSPSAIRSAMMTTANHLNSAQKPIREDDNFVATPLDMGAGHVDPNRALDPGLVYDATPQDHINLICSMNFTEEQFKTFARSSASYDNCSNPSADLNYPSFIALYPFSLEENFTWLEQKFRRTLTNVGKGGATYKVQTETPKNSIVSVSPRTLVFKEKNDKQSYTLSIRSIGDSDQSRNVGSITWVEENGNHSVRSPIVISRIIDVWGSDD